The proteins below come from a single Nocardiopsis gilva YIM 90087 genomic window:
- a CDS encoding RidA family protein has protein sequence MATPEERIEKLGLTLPEVVKPLAAYTPAVRTGDHVYISGQVPVVRGEPAGTGKVGAEVTPERAKELAGICALNALAAVKAEIGDLSKVKRVVKLVGFVASDPSFTGQPQVINGASELIGEVFGDVGVHARSAVGVAALPLDVPVEVELIVEVA, from the coding sequence ATGGCGACTCCGGAGGAGCGCATCGAGAAGCTCGGGCTGACCCTGCCCGAGGTGGTCAAGCCGCTGGCCGCCTACACCCCGGCGGTGCGGACCGGCGACCACGTCTACATCTCCGGCCAGGTGCCGGTGGTGCGGGGGGAACCCGCGGGCACGGGCAAGGTCGGTGCCGAGGTCACCCCGGAGCGCGCGAAGGAGCTCGCGGGCATCTGCGCCCTGAACGCGCTCGCCGCGGTCAAGGCGGAGATCGGTGACCTGTCGAAGGTCAAGCGCGTGGTCAAGCTGGTCGGGTTCGTGGCCAGCGACCCGTCCTTCACCGGCCAGCCCCAGGTCATCAACGGGGCCAGCGAGCTCATCGGCGAGGTCTTCGGTGACGTCGGCGTGCACGCCCGCAGCGCGGTCGGCGTCGCGGCGCTGCCGCTGGACGTCCCGGTCGAGGTCGAGCTGATCGTCGAGGTCGCCTGA
- a CDS encoding NUDIX hydrolase: protein MTTEHSRVRDILSGRIAPAEPRPAATVMLLREGPSPAPGSRVGRGDLQVYLLRRASSMPFAPGAYVFPGGGVDERDADPRAGSTDVGWAGPTPRAWAERLGATEPLARALVCAAVRETFEESGVLLAGTSADDVVADTRDDGWEADRQALIDRSLSFAEFLDKRRLVLRSDLLRAWSQWITPKVEPRRYDTRFFAAALPEGQQTRDVGGEADRVAWMRPADAVAGWERGELRMLPPTVSTCKDLAACGTLVGVMAAERGEIRPIEPELREIDGRFRLVVPDGVDYPL, encoded by the coding sequence ATGACGACCGAGCACTCCCGGGTCCGCGACATCCTGAGCGGGCGGATCGCCCCCGCGGAGCCCCGCCCCGCGGCGACGGTCATGCTGCTGCGCGAGGGCCCCTCCCCCGCGCCCGGGAGCCGCGTCGGCCGCGGCGACCTGCAGGTCTACCTGCTGCGGCGTGCCTCCTCCATGCCGTTCGCCCCCGGCGCCTACGTGTTCCCCGGCGGCGGGGTGGACGAGCGCGACGCCGACCCCCGTGCTGGTTCGACGGACGTGGGCTGGGCCGGTCCCACGCCGCGTGCGTGGGCCGAGCGGCTCGGAGCCACCGAACCGCTGGCGCGGGCACTGGTCTGCGCGGCGGTGCGGGAGACCTTCGAGGAGTCGGGCGTGCTCCTGGCGGGCACATCGGCGGACGACGTCGTCGCCGACACCCGGGACGACGGCTGGGAGGCCGACCGCCAGGCCCTCATCGACCGCTCCCTCTCGTTCGCCGAGTTCCTCGACAAACGGCGGCTGGTGCTGCGCTCGGACCTGCTGCGGGCGTGGTCGCAGTGGATCACCCCGAAGGTGGAGCCCCGCCGCTACGACACCCGCTTCTTCGCCGCCGCGCTGCCCGAGGGACAGCAGACCCGGGACGTGGGCGGCGAGGCCGACCGTGTCGCGTGGATGCGTCCGGCCGACGCCGTGGCCGGATGGGAGCGCGGCGAGCTGCGCATGCTGCCGCCCACCGTCTCCACCTGTAAGGACCTGGCCGCCTGCGGCACGCTTGTGGGGGTGATGGCGGCCGAGCGGGGCGAGATCCGGCCGATCGAACCCGAGCTGCGCGAGATCGACGGGCGGTTCCGCCTGGTCGTTCCCGACGGTGTCGACTATCCGCTATGA
- a CDS encoding ArsA-related P-loop ATPase, producing MSARDRDWDGVRLHVVTGKGGTGKTTLAAALALALASGGRKVLLVEVEGRQGIAQLFDCPPLPYEERKVAVAPRGGDVYALAVDAEAALLDYLEMFYGMRRAGQALTRFGAVDFAATIAPGMRDVLLTGKATEAVRRRVGADRRRGGGREGSPEPFVYDAVVMDAPPTGRIAQFLNVNAEVAGLARVGPIRNHADKVMETMRSPETMVHFVTLLEEMPTQEAVDGAAEIRDVGLSVGAIMVNMVRDPLFDAASLAAAEAGDLDVESLARGLKAARLEQPEQMARELAAEITDHALRIKVEAGIRERLTRLEQPRYELPYLNDGIDLAGLYALAERLREQGAA from the coding sequence ATGAGCGCGCGCGATCGGGACTGGGATGGCGTCCGGCTGCATGTCGTGACCGGAAAGGGAGGAACCGGCAAGACGACCCTGGCCGCCGCCCTCGCCCTGGCGCTGGCCTCCGGAGGCCGAAAGGTGCTGCTGGTCGAGGTCGAAGGCCGCCAGGGCATCGCCCAGCTCTTCGACTGCCCGCCGCTGCCGTACGAGGAGCGGAAGGTCGCGGTCGCGCCGCGGGGCGGGGACGTCTACGCGCTCGCCGTCGACGCCGAGGCCGCCCTCCTCGACTACCTGGAGATGTTCTACGGCATGCGTCGCGCCGGGCAGGCGCTCACCCGGTTCGGCGCGGTGGACTTCGCGGCCACCATCGCGCCCGGGATGCGCGACGTCCTGCTCACCGGCAAGGCCACCGAGGCGGTCCGCCGCCGGGTCGGCGCCGACCGCAGACGCGGGGGCGGCCGCGAGGGATCGCCGGAGCCGTTCGTGTACGACGCCGTGGTGATGGACGCGCCGCCCACCGGCAGGATCGCCCAGTTCCTCAACGTCAACGCCGAGGTGGCCGGGCTGGCCCGGGTCGGCCCCATCCGCAACCACGCCGACAAGGTCATGGAGACGATGCGGTCGCCGGAGACGATGGTGCACTTCGTGACCCTGCTGGAGGAGATGCCGACCCAGGAGGCCGTGGACGGCGCCGCCGAGATCCGCGACGTCGGGCTCAGCGTCGGGGCCATCATGGTCAACATGGTGCGCGACCCGCTGTTCGACGCGGCGTCGCTGGCGGCGGCCGAGGCCGGGGACCTCGATGTCGAGTCGCTGGCCCGGGGGTTGAAGGCCGCCCGGCTGGAACAGCCCGAGCAGATGGCGCGCGAACTCGCCGCCGAGATCACCGACCACGCGCTCCGGATCAAGGTGGAAGCCGGGATCCGGGAGCGGCTCACGCGGTTGGAGCAGCCGCGCTACGAGCTTCCCTACCTCAACGACGGCATCGACCTCGCCGGACTCTACGCCCTGGCCGAGCGGCTGCGGGAGCAGGGAGCGGCATGA
- a CDS encoding DUF4177 domain-containing protein — protein MTKWEYATVPLLSHATKQILDNWGEDGWELVAVIPAPAVDADPRNQQLVAYMKREKA, from the coding sequence ATGACGAAGTGGGAATACGCGACGGTTCCGCTGCTGTCGCACGCGACGAAGCAGATCCTGGACAACTGGGGCGAGGACGGCTGGGAGCTGGTGGCCGTCATCCCGGCGCCGGCCGTGGACGCCGACCCGCGCAACCAGCAACTGGTCGCCTACATGAAGCGGGAGAAGGCCTGA